In the genome of Paenibacillus pabuli, one region contains:
- a CDS encoding DUF4183 domain-containing protein, with translation MNKGIAASSQLKCRRSTRKCRNKSPGKRRKYHMTRKPCRKKRRSLLPKRPIRQLKVVCGKKVIALPRGIGVSPACQVPGPRLAPVRQHETKTVGPRGIQGLGGEQGAQGLVGPRGEPGQPGLPGAQGSAGAHGEQGGPGVPGAQGLVGPQGERGERGHPGAQGPAGPQGEHGDPGVPGAQGPVGPQGEQGVPGVPGAQGPVGPQGEQGVPGVPGAQGPVGPQGEQGDQGVPGVQGPVGPQGEQGPAGPPGEQGPPGSVPGIEIVPAVNRYFYFPETDLDLSDSVTIPAGDFMNDEGGSATEFVGLGLTSFINLYINGIVQPGNSYDVSSDLLFFPAQSGVLFAGTPIIVEIIRLTANIING, from the coding sequence ATGAATAAAGGGATAGCTGCGTCCAGTCAATTAAAGTGCAGACGTTCCACACGAAAATGCAGAAATAAATCCCCGGGAAAACGCAGGAAATACCATATGACCCGTAAACCTTGCCGGAAAAAGCGGCGCTCCCTCCTACCGAAGCGTCCAATAAGACAACTGAAAGTAGTCTGTGGCAAAAAAGTCATTGCTTTGCCGAGGGGGATTGGCGTCAGCCCGGCATGTCAGGTGCCCGGACCCCGGCTCGCTCCGGTCAGACAACATGAAACGAAGACTGTAGGACCTCGTGGAATACAAGGTCTGGGAGGGGAGCAAGGTGCCCAAGGCCTCGTTGGCCCACGCGGCGAGCCTGGCCAGCCCGGGCTACCTGGAGCGCAAGGCTCTGCTGGCGCTCACGGCGAGCAAGGCGGACCCGGCGTGCCCGGAGCGCAGGGCCTCGTCGGCCCTCAGGGCGAGCGAGGCGAACGGGGCCATCCCGGAGCGCAAGGGCCCGCTGGCCCTCAGGGCGAGCATGGCGACCCGGGCGTGCCGGGAGCGCAGGGCCCCGTCGGCCCTCAGGGCGAGCAAGGTGTCCCGGGCGTGCCGGGAGCGCAGGGCCCCGTCGGCCCTCAGGGCGAGCAAGGTGTCCCGGGCGTGCCGGGAGCGCAGGGCCCCGTCGGTCCTCAGGGCGAGCAAGGCGACCAGGGCGTGCCGGGAGTTCAAGGCCCCGTCGGCCCTCAGGGCGAGCAAGGCCCTGCTGGCCCTCCAGGTGAGCAAGGTCCGCCGGGCAGCGTACCCGGAATTGAGATTGTTCCCGCGGTAAACCGTTACTTCTATTTTCCGGAAACCGATCTGGATTTATCGGACTCGGTTACGATTCCCGCCGGGGATTTCATGAATGACGAAGGAGGTAGTGCAACCGAATTCGTCGGACTTGGACTTACCAGTTTCATCAATCTTTATATCAACGGGATTGTCCAGCCTGGCAACTCATATGACGTAAGTTCAGATTTGTTGTTCTTCCCGGCACAAAGCGGTGTGCTCTTTGCTGGAACACCGATCATTGTGGAGATAATTAGACTAACAGCAAATATAATAAATGGCTAG
- a CDS encoding DUF4183 domain-containing protein, which yields MPLVTPFQNSVRFAATIGDGTGTGATFAIAATAFTNDAGAAATAFPGTFNYYNLYINGIMQTADTSTVTTTTITIPGGDALNAGIPVVVQFVVS from the coding sequence ATGCCACTCGTAACCCCATTTCAGAACAGTGTAAGATTTGCTGCAACCATTGGTGACGGAACGGGTACCGGAGCAACGTTTGCGATTGCTGCAACTGCTTTTACAAACGACGCCGGTGCAGCTGCAACGGCATTTCCAGGCACGTTCAATTATTACAATCTTTATATTAACGGCATTATGCAGACAGCGGATACTTCCACTGTTACAACAACCACAATTACGATTCCCGGTGGAGACGCACTGAATGCTGGAATTCCAGTCGTTGTACAATTCGTAGTATCTTAA
- a CDS encoding PadR family transcriptional regulator — protein MMKGYIDGIVLSVLSKQDAYGYEISKTVHDETNGQFDLKEGTLYPALKRMEANGYIEGYWGEQIGGPRRRYYRITSQGQTQLDKLRTSWTDNIKIINIFLGGSLHGNH, from the coding sequence ATGATGAAAGGTTATATTGATGGTATTGTACTGTCTGTTCTGAGTAAGCAGGATGCATACGGGTATGAAATATCCAAAACGGTGCATGACGAGACGAACGGTCAGTTTGATCTGAAAGAAGGCACATTATATCCCGCGCTCAAACGAATGGAGGCCAATGGGTACATTGAGGGCTATTGGGGGGAGCAAATTGGAGGACCACGGCGACGATATTACCGAATAACCTCCCAAGGTCAAACTCAGCTCGACAAGTTGAGAACATCATGGACGGATAACATTAAGATCATCAATATTTTCTTGGGAGGGAGTCTTCATGGAAATCATTGA